The Bacteroidales bacterium genome window below encodes:
- a CDS encoding isoprenylcysteine carboxylmethyltransferase family protein: MKNHLLFYALILLCVLTHIVRTIYEILKHRKTIKPNKLSFLIIFTNMMLLWVSWFAVGEMDPFRKEIPNIYRYIGFFLSGSGVVLFLTALFTIKSLETYEGDLVSYGVYSIFRHPMYLGFILWITGMPLFSGSIIATYLAVPFIANVLFWRYLEEKELIERFPGYPAYRKKTIF, translated from the coding sequence ATGAAAAATCACCTGCTTTTTTATGCGTTGATTCTTTTATGTGTATTGACACATATTGTCCGCACGATTTATGAAATCCTGAAACACCGGAAGACGATTAAACCCAACAAGCTTTCTTTCCTGATCATTTTCACCAACATGATGCTATTATGGGTATCCTGGTTTGCCGTGGGTGAAATGGACCCGTTCAGAAAAGAAATACCAAATATTTACAGGTATATCGGTTTCTTCCTGTCAGGCTCCGGAGTAGTGCTTTTCCTTACAGCCCTGTTTACGATCAAATCTCTTGAAACCTATGAAGGCGACCTGGTTTCCTACGGTGTTTATTCCATTTTCAGGCATCCCATGTATCTTGGATTTATCCTGTGGATTACAGGCATGCCCTTGTTTTCAGGAAGTATAATTGCTACCTACCTGGCTGTTCCCTTTATTGCCAATGTTCTTTTCTGGCGATACCTTGAAGAAAAGGAACTGATTGAAAGATTCCCCGGCTATCCGGCTTACCGGAAGAAAACGATTTTTTGA
- a CDS encoding nitrophenyl compound nitroreductase subunit ArsF family protein: protein MKKLCLLTILLMALSSTGFSQQPTISVYFFHGTHRCSGCINAEKATVAVLNSVYKVQQEKGIIKFQSINIEEDKNKALAEKYQVAWNTLLIVPVGNDKGKVDLTEQAFAYGENPEALKPYLTAAIEPLLK, encoded by the coding sequence ATGAAAAAACTCTGTCTGCTTACAATTCTGTTAATGGCCCTTTCTTCAACGGGATTTTCCCAGCAACCCACCATATCCGTATACTTTTTTCATGGCACTCACAGGTGCAGTGGCTGCATCAATGCGGAAAAGGCCACGGTGGCTGTCCTGAATTCCGTATACAAGGTTCAGCAGGAGAAAGGAATCATTAAATTCCAAAGTATCAATATTGAAGAAGATAAAAATAAAGCTCTTGCCGAAAAATACCAGGTAGCCTGGAATACACTGCTTATTGTACCTGTCGGTAATGATAAAGGCAAAGTGGACCTGACGGAACAGGCCTTTGCCTATGGTGAAAATCCCGAGGCACTTAAGCCTTACCTGACAGCAGCCATAGAGCCTTTACTCAAGTAG
- a CDS encoding NAD(P)-dependent oxidoreductase, with amino-acid sequence MKIGFAGIGSMGRPMAANLLKAGFEVTIYNRTPQKTQSLADAGGRLVNDPAGLAGSEVVITMLSDDNALLNITQGENGLINGMQKGSVHVSMSTISTALSEKLTIEHQNAGQNFISAPVFGRPEAAAAAKLFIVAAGNKISFEILQPVFDALGQKTFYLGTNPRDANLFKLSGNFLIATVIESLGEVMALFNKAGMNRQQCLDIFTSTLFSSPIYVYYGKLVIEQQFTPPGFAAPLGLKDVKLAMAASEALHVPMPLVNLLHQRYVELMANGGEKMDWSAIAGLAMKNSGQ; translated from the coding sequence ATGAAAATCGGATTTGCCGGAATCGGAAGTATGGGAAGACCTATGGCCGCTAACCTGCTAAAAGCAGGATTTGAAGTGACAATATACAACCGTACGCCTCAAAAAACGCAATCCCTTGCCGATGCCGGCGGCAGGCTGGTTAATGATCCGGCCGGCCTCGCGGGAAGCGAAGTCGTCATCACCATGCTGTCGGATGATAATGCCCTGCTAAACATTACACAGGGTGAAAACGGCCTCATAAACGGTATGCAAAAAGGATCGGTTCATGTGTCGATGAGTACGATCAGCACGGCCTTAAGTGAAAAACTTACCATTGAACATCAGAACGCAGGACAAAATTTCATATCAGCGCCCGTTTTTGGCCGACCTGAAGCCGCAGCGGCCGCAAAACTTTTTATCGTTGCAGCCGGAAACAAGATTTCATTCGAAATACTTCAGCCGGTTTTTGATGCCCTCGGCCAAAAAACATTCTATTTAGGTACCAACCCCCGTGATGCAAATCTCTTCAAACTAAGCGGAAATTTTCTGATAGCCACTGTCATTGAATCGCTCGGAGAAGTAATGGCACTCTTCAATAAAGCCGGAATGAACCGTCAACAATGCCTCGACATTTTTACTTCCACCCTGTTCTCATCACCCATTTATGTGTATTATGGAAAACTGGTTATCGAACAACAATTCACTCCTCCCGGTTTTGCTGCACCACTAGGGCTAAAGGATGTCAAACTTGCCATGGCAGCGTCCGAAGCACTTCATGTACCTATGCCTCTTGTCAACCTCCTCCACCAGCGTTATGTAGAACTTATGGCAAACGGCGGTGAGAAAATGGACTGGTCAGCTATTGCGGGATTGGCAATGAAGAATTCGGGACAGTAA
- a CDS encoding thioredoxin family protein has protein sequence MSISIKVLGMGCANCKNLERQTRNALAEMDIAADIEKVEDIQKIMSYGVMRTPALIINEKVALYGRVPAVSELKEIIQKNLG, from the coding sequence ATGAGTATTTCAATTAAAGTATTGGGAATGGGTTGCGCCAACTGTAAAAACCTTGAAAGGCAAACCCGCAATGCGCTTGCTGAAATGGATATAGCAGCAGACATTGAAAAAGTGGAAGATATTCAGAAGATCATGTCGTATGGCGTGATGAGAACTCCGGCCCTGATTATAAACGAAAAGGTGGCTCTGTATGGCAGAGTACCTGCTGTGTCCGAATTAAAAGAAATCATTCAAAAAAACCTGGGTTAA
- a CDS encoding helix-turn-helix transcriptional regulator, protein MPEFSEKDVLIAKFAKALSHPARVYIMRELSCLNGCCTSSEFFENLPIARSTLSQHLKELKYAGLIQGYIHPPFIKYCINKDNWELAKKSFGEFLEK, encoded by the coding sequence ATGCCTGAATTTTCTGAAAAAGACGTCCTGATTGCAAAGTTTGCCAAGGCTTTAAGTCACCCGGCACGTGTGTATATTATGCGCGAATTGTCATGCCTGAACGGATGCTGCACAAGCAGTGAATTTTTTGAAAACCTGCCCATTGCCCGCTCAACTCTTTCACAGCATCTGAAGGAACTGAAATATGCCGGGTTAATCCAAGGCTATATTCACCCGCCCTTTATAAAATATTGTATCAATAAAGACAACTGGGAATTAGCCAAGAAAAGCTTCGGTGAATTTCTTGAGAAATAA